A region of uncultured Carboxylicivirga sp. DNA encodes the following proteins:
- a CDS encoding arsenite methyltransferase, producing MKAEDLKLIVQEKYGEIAHQSKDFNAGSCCGSTGCCDTVDYSIFADSYDQLDGYNPDADLGLGCGLPTQYAGINQGDSVLDLGSGAGNDCFVARQLVGEDGKVTGIDFTDEMLKKARANAAKLNFNNVEFVKGDIEEMPLPENTFNVVISNCVLNLVPDKKKAFSEIYRVLKPEGHFSISDVVLEGELPADLQSAAEMYAGCVSGAIQKEGYLQVIKDAGFKSIEIKKEKVITVPDEILLKYISQNEIENLKANGTGIFSITVVGTK from the coding sequence ATGAAAGCAGAGGATTTAAAGTTAATTGTTCAGGAAAAATACGGTGAAATTGCACATCAAAGCAAAGACTTTAATGCAGGGTCGTGTTGTGGGAGTACAGGATGTTGCGACACAGTTGACTATAGCATCTTTGCTGATAGTTACGATCAACTGGACGGATATAATCCTGATGCTGACCTGGGCTTGGGTTGTGGTTTACCTACGCAGTATGCCGGAATCAATCAGGGTGATTCAGTATTGGATTTAGGAAGCGGTGCTGGTAATGACTGTTTTGTTGCCCGTCAGTTGGTTGGTGAAGATGGCAAGGTAACAGGAATTGACTTTACCGATGAAATGCTGAAGAAAGCAAGAGCAAATGCGGCAAAGCTTAATTTTAACAATGTTGAGTTTGTAAAGGGCGATATTGAAGAGATGCCACTTCCGGAAAATACCTTTAATGTGGTTATCAGCAATTGTGTTTTAAATCTGGTTCCCGATAAGAAAAAAGCCTTTTCTGAAATATACCGTGTACTGAAGCCAGAAGGCCATTTTTCAATTTCGGATGTGGTGCTCGAAGGTGAATTACCTGCTGATTTGCAAAGTGCAGCAGAGATGTATGCAGGCTGTGTGTCAGGAGCTATTCAGAAAGAGGGTTATCTGCAGGTGATTAAGGATGCTGGATTTAAATCCATTGAAATTAAGAAAGAAAAAGTAATTACTGTGCCTGATGAGATTCTTTTAAAGTATATTTCTCAAAATGAAATTGAAAACTTGAAGGCCAATGGAACAGGCATTTTTAGTATTACAGTTGTTGGCACCAAATAA
- a CDS encoding PspC domain-containing protein, with translation MNKTVTININGSQFFIDEDAYARLSDYLKKIELSFKKQESGDEIIKDIESRIAELFEEKIKRETDVVTMQMVEEMISIMGQPEDITGEEEKSQSSSRPTSTALVKPSKRFYRDIDNRILGGVCAGIAAYFDIDSIIVRIIALVLIPFTSGAIILIYLVLWMALPPAITTAQKLEMRGKHITINTIEESIKNEYDEVKKNLKNFKHSETYKKGENFFSRFSKSDKTVLIIIAVILSIFAFSHFIDFGNHLFHAPFAVFSSLTHGIAPTFNHIFFPGALPIILVLLIIGLIFKTIFKVIVYIIAFLLLGALILKVIFWMFGGFLLMA, from the coding sequence ATGAACAAAACAGTAACTATAAATATAAACGGCAGTCAGTTTTTTATCGATGAGGATGCTTATGCCCGATTAAGTGACTATCTGAAAAAAATTGAACTAAGCTTTAAAAAACAGGAAAGCGGTGACGAGATTATCAAAGACATTGAATCGCGCATTGCTGAACTTTTTGAAGAAAAAATCAAACGCGAAACCGATGTGGTAACCATGCAAATGGTTGAGGAAATGATTTCGATAATGGGTCAACCTGAAGATATTACCGGCGAAGAAGAAAAATCACAATCCAGTAGCCGTCCAACATCAACTGCCTTAGTTAAACCAAGCAAACGGTTTTATCGCGACATTGATAATCGAATCTTAGGAGGTGTTTGTGCAGGAATAGCAGCCTATTTCGACATCGATAGTATCATTGTTCGCATCATAGCATTGGTTTTGATACCTTTTACATCGGGTGCTATAATTTTAATTTATTTGGTTTTATGGATGGCACTTCCACCGGCAATCACAACTGCTCAAAAATTGGAAATGCGTGGAAAACACATTACTATAAACACTATTGAAGAATCAATTAAAAATGAATACGACGAGGTTAAAAAGAATTTGAAAAACTTCAAGCATTCTGAGACATATAAAAAAGGTGAGAATTTTTTCAGCAGGTTTTCAAAATCAGATAAAACTGTATTAATAATCATAGCTGTCATATTAAGTATTTTTGCTTTCAGTCATTTTATTGATTTTGGGAATCATCTGTTCCATGCACCTTTTGCTGTGTTTTCATCTTTAACACATGGCATAGCGCCAACATTCAATCATATTTTTTTCCCTGGCGCTCTGCCGATAATACTGGTACTATTGATTATTGGATTGATTTTCAAAACTATATTCAAGGTTATAGTCTATATTATCGCTTTCCTGTTACTCGGAGCATTAATTCTTAAAGTTATATTCTGGATGTTCGGAGGTTTTCTTCTGATGGCATAA
- a CDS encoding arsenate reductase ArsC, whose translation MKVLILCTGNSCRSQMAHGFLQSFDKDLQVFSAGTEASGKLNAKAVQVMGEIGIDISGHTSDSVSKYLNDEWDFVITVCGGANESCPAFIGKVKNRVHIGFDDPSHAEGTDEFIMSEFHRVRDEIKEQFYQFYLENMKGK comes from the coding sequence ATGAAAGTATTGATTTTATGCACAGGAAACAGTTGTCGCAGTCAAATGGCTCATGGTTTTTTACAATCATTCGATAAAGATCTGCAGGTTTTCTCGGCCGGAACAGAAGCCTCTGGTAAACTAAATGCGAAAGCCGTTCAGGTAATGGGCGAAATAGGTATTGATATCAGTGGACATACCAGTGATTCTGTTTCAAAGTACTTGAATGACGAATGGGATTTTGTGATAACAGTTTGTGGTGGAGCAAACGAAAGCTGTCCTGCATTTATCGGTAAGGTTAAAAACAGAGTGCACATTGGTTTTGACGATCCGTCTCATGCCGAAGGAACAGATGAATTTATCATGAGTGAGTTTCATCGTGTTCGTGATGAAATTAAAGAACAGTTTTATCAGTTCTACTTAGAAAATATGAAAGGTAAATAA
- a CDS encoding PadR family transcriptional regulator, with protein MRKGVLEYCILSILANNDAYASDIINTLKEAKMIVVEGTLYPLLTRLKNDKLLSYRWEESTQGPPRKYYALTEEGKTFLNEMDSSWKELVNAVELIHQPNNL; from the coding sequence ATGCGAAAAGGAGTGCTCGAATATTGCATCCTTTCGATACTGGCCAATAACGATGCATACGCTTCCGACATCATTAATACTTTAAAAGAAGCAAAGATGATTGTTGTTGAAGGAACCCTGTATCCATTACTAACCCGGTTGAAAAATGACAAACTTTTAAGTTATCGCTGGGAAGAATCAACCCAGGGACCGCCAAGAAAGTACTATGCTCTTACCGAAGAGGGTAAAACCTTTTTAAATGAAATGGACTCGTCCTGGAAAGAATTAGTAAACGCAGTTGAATTGATCCACCAACCCAATAATTTATAG
- the trpS gene encoding tryptophan--tRNA ligase, with protein MTIEKTEGISNSSFDIAVQKSHALEADLQLNPQKHRVLTGDRPTGNLHIGHYFGSLQNRVRLQNMGVETFIVIADYQVLTDRDVFKDISKFVLELTIDYLACGLDPHKFKTHIFPHSHIPELNQLLVPFLSLVSNAELSKNPTIKEEIQASGQNVINAGMYTYPVHQAADILFCKSDVVPVGKDQLPHIELTRNIAKRFNKKFKAKVFREPTGLLSETPMILGLDGGQKMSKSRNNTIMIKATEDETLKAVKSAKTDSERMITYDPDNRPEVANLLRIAALASGGSPEKLAAEIGDQGAGKLKQVVTESINEHFREIRQRRTQLENNLDFVKDILREGIGEAREVAQSTLIEVRSAMNMDI; from the coding sequence ATGACAATAGAAAAAACTGAAGGAATCAGTAATTCATCGTTTGATATTGCTGTACAAAAAAGCCATGCGTTGGAAGCTGATTTGCAATTGAATCCTCAAAAACATCGTGTGCTCACAGGTGATCGCCCAACAGGAAATCTTCATATCGGCCATTATTTTGGATCATTGCAAAATCGTGTTCGTTTGCAGAATATGGGGGTTGAGACTTTTATTGTTATTGCAGATTATCAGGTTTTAACTGACAGGGATGTTTTTAAAGATATTTCAAAATTTGTTTTAGAATTAACCATCGATTATCTGGCTTGTGGTTTGGATCCTCACAAGTTTAAAACACATATTTTTCCGCACAGTCATATCCCTGAATTAAACCAGTTATTGGTACCTTTTCTTTCGTTGGTTTCAAATGCAGAGTTGAGTAAAAACCCAACAATTAAGGAAGAAATTCAGGCATCAGGACAAAATGTGATTAATGCCGGTATGTACACTTATCCTGTTCATCAGGCAGCTGACATTCTTTTCTGTAAAAGTGATGTGGTTCCGGTCGGAAAAGATCAGTTACCTCACATTGAGTTGACTCGTAACATAGCTAAGCGTTTTAATAAGAAATTTAAAGCAAAAGTTTTTCGTGAGCCAACCGGATTATTGAGTGAAACACCAATGATCTTAGGTTTAGATGGTGGTCAGAAGATGAGTAAGAGTAGAAACAATACCATCATGATTAAGGCCACTGAAGATGAGACGTTAAAAGCAGTAAAGTCGGCTAAGACAGATTCGGAACGCATGATTACTTACGATCCTGATAATCGTCCTGAGGTTGCCAATTTATTGCGTATTGCAGCTTTGGCTTCAGGTGGTTCTCCTGAAAAACTGGCGGCTGAGATTGGGGACCAGGGAGCTGGCAAATTGAAACAGGTGGTTACAGAATCGATCAACGAACATTTTAGAGAGATTCGTCAACGTCGTACTCAGCTTGAGAATAATCTTGATTTTGTAAAGGATATTCTGAGAGAAGGTATTGGTGAAGCAAGGGAAGTTGCTCAAAGTACCTTGATTGAAGTCAGAAGTGCAATGAATATGGATATTTAA
- the arsB gene encoding ACR3 family arsenite efflux transporter, protein MEQKKKIGFFEKYLTLWVALCIAAGISIGHFLGDTVNVLGGLEISGVNVLVAVLVWLMIYPMMLQVDFTSLKKVGKRPKGLILTLVVNWLIKPFTMAFFAWIFFDKLYAAFIDPSQAGEYIAGAILLGAAPCTAMVFVWSYLTDGDPNYTLVQVSVNDLIILVAFVPIVGLLLGITNVSIPYDTLVVSVVVFVVVPLLAGSITNRMLIKRKGKEWFTETFLPKFKPVSIVALLATLVLLFAFQGHNIVKEPFIILLVAIPLVLQTYFIFFVAWFGGRKLKLPHAICSPASMIGASNFFELAVAVAIALFGLHSPAALVTVVGVLVEVPVMLSLVALANRWKY, encoded by the coding sequence ATGGAACAGAAAAAGAAAATTGGATTCTTTGAAAAGTATCTTACTCTATGGGTAGCATTATGTATTGCAGCAGGTATTTCTATAGGTCATTTTTTAGGTGATACAGTCAATGTGCTAGGCGGATTGGAGATTTCCGGTGTTAATGTATTGGTGGCTGTTTTAGTTTGGCTGATGATTTACCCCATGATGCTTCAGGTTGATTTTACCAGTCTTAAAAAGGTGGGCAAAAGACCAAAAGGTTTGATACTAACTCTTGTAGTTAATTGGCTGATAAAGCCTTTTACTATGGCGTTTTTTGCCTGGATATTCTTTGATAAGTTGTATGCAGCTTTTATCGATCCATCACAGGCAGGAGAATATATTGCGGGAGCCATTCTGTTAGGTGCTGCTCCTTGCACAGCAATGGTGTTTGTATGGTCATACCTTACCGATGGTGACCCTAACTACACATTGGTTCAGGTATCTGTTAATGATCTTATTATTCTGGTGGCATTTGTTCCCATTGTTGGCTTATTACTTGGGATCACCAATGTGAGTATTCCATATGATACGCTTGTGGTAAGTGTTGTTGTATTTGTGGTAGTACCTTTATTGGCTGGCTCTATAACGAATCGAATGCTTATCAAAAGAAAAGGAAAAGAGTGGTTTACCGAAACTTTTCTCCCAAAATTCAAACCGGTAAGTATTGTTGCTCTTCTGGCAACGTTGGTTCTGCTATTTGCTTTTCAGGGACATAACATTGTGAAGGAGCCTTTTATAATTCTTTTGGTTGCGATACCTTTGGTGCTACAAACTTACTTTATCTTTTTTGTTGCATGGTTTGGAGGGCGAAAGTTGAAATTGCCTCATGCCATTTGTTCTCCAGCTTCAATGATTGGAGCAAGTAACTTTTTCGAACTTGCCGTGGCAGTTGCTATTGCATTGTTTGGATTACATTCGCCAGCTGCCCTGGTAACTGTTGTTGGAGTGTTGGTTGAAGTGCCTGTAATGTTATCTTTGGTAGCACTGGCTAACCGTTGGAAATATTAA
- a CDS encoding VTT domain-containing protein, whose amino-acid sequence MFETGYLALFFASFLAATVVPFSSEAILSGMLATGYDLYLSLALATLGNWLGGLSSYYIGWLGKTEWIEKYLRIKHEQIVKTQNKIAGKELWISFFCWLPGVGDVLAVLLGLLKVNVWNAAIGMLLGKFVRYIIWALLTLEVIDLF is encoded by the coding sequence ATGTTTGAAACAGGATATTTAGCACTTTTTTTTGCTTCTTTTCTGGCCGCCACCGTGGTTCCGTTCAGTTCCGAAGCCATATTATCAGGAATGCTGGCAACGGGTTATGATTTGTATCTGAGTCTGGCATTGGCAACACTGGGTAATTGGTTAGGCGGATTGAGTTCTTATTATATTGGCTGGTTGGGTAAAACGGAATGGATCGAAAAATATCTGAGAATTAAGCACGAGCAGATTGTTAAGACTCAAAATAAAATTGCGGGCAAGGAATTGTGGATCTCTTTTTTTTGTTGGTTGCCGGGTGTGGGTGATGTACTGGCAGTTCTGTTAGGCCTTCTAAAAGTAAATGTATGGAATGCCGCTATTGGTATGTTGCTCGGTAAGTTTGTGCGCTATATTATATGGGCATTGCTGACTCTTGAGGTAATTGATTTGTTTTGA
- a CDS encoding metalloregulator ArsR/SmtB family transcription factor, with the protein MAEAKFQLFDSDLQELAQLFKALGHPARLQILKFLASKNACFTGDITEELPLGRTTVNQHLNELKKANLIQGSVQGVKTNYCVNVSVIRKLEALGKEFFDGLNTIECTDC; encoded by the coding sequence ATGGCAGAAGCAAAATTTCAGTTATTTGATAGCGATTTGCAGGAATTGGCTCAGCTTTTTAAAGCCTTGGGCCATCCGGCTAGGTTGCAGATTCTTAAATTTCTAGCATCAAAAAATGCATGTTTCACCGGTGATATAACAGAAGAGTTGCCATTGGGGCGCACAACAGTAAATCAACATCTGAATGAGCTTAAAAAAGCAAATTTGATTCAGGGTTCCGTTCAGGGAGTAAAAACCAACTATTGTGTGAATGTCTCTGTGATTAGGAAATTGGAAGCATTGGGAAAAGAATTTTTTGATGGGTTAAATACAATTGAATGTACAGATTGCTAA